The Streptomyces sp. NBC_01255 genome window below encodes:
- a CDS encoding MFS transporter, translating into MTATQTRTVEPAPDSPDSLWRNGDFLKFWLGETISLLGTQVTNLALPLTAILAFDATDEQVGVLRFLQLVPYLGLALVFGVWVDRARRRRIMLGANLVRMILLALVPVLYWTDALSMASLLVIACAVGVASVLFDVSWMSYVPTLVRDPQHYVEAGAKMGMSSSAADVAGPGLAGVLIGALTAPVALIVNAFSYLVSLVSLLLIRTPEPGPRLPAARRHVPTELRDGLRWVLKNPVLRSLALIGFCCNFSMVTVWTMFLLYGARDLQLDSTVLGGIFATASVGGLIGAAISRKVIRRFRLGLVYLVAQSALLIGPMLIVLAAGPRPVMVGMFVLSFFITYLGLGVAGVVIVSLRQASTPQSMMGRMTAVFRTLLFGGGALGGLFAGLLSGRIGARGALTVAAIASAAVLIALVLSPVSRLRSLPSAPEEPVTAGTDGQAAD; encoded by the coding sequence ATGACCGCCACGCAGACACGCACCGTAGAACCGGCCCCGGACAGCCCGGACAGCCTCTGGCGCAACGGCGACTTTCTCAAGTTCTGGCTCGGCGAGACCATCTCGCTCCTCGGCACCCAGGTCACGAATCTCGCCCTACCCCTGACCGCGATCCTCGCCTTCGACGCCACCGACGAGCAGGTCGGTGTCCTGCGCTTCCTGCAACTCGTCCCGTATCTCGGACTCGCCCTGGTCTTCGGGGTGTGGGTGGACCGCGCCCGGCGCCGGCGGATCATGCTCGGCGCCAACCTTGTCCGGATGATCCTGTTGGCCCTCGTGCCCGTCCTGTACTGGACGGACGCGCTGAGCATGGCCTCGCTCCTGGTGATCGCATGCGCCGTCGGCGTGGCCTCGGTGCTGTTCGACGTGAGCTGGATGTCGTACGTGCCCACACTCGTACGCGACCCCCAGCACTATGTCGAAGCCGGCGCCAAGATGGGGATGAGCTCATCGGCGGCCGACGTGGCGGGACCCGGGCTCGCCGGTGTCCTGATCGGCGCTCTGACCGCACCCGTGGCGCTGATCGTGAACGCGTTCTCCTATCTGGTGTCCCTGGTCTCGCTGCTCCTCATCCGCACCCCCGAGCCAGGACCCCGGCTCCCGGCCGCACGACGACACGTGCCGACCGAGCTCAGGGACGGTCTGCGCTGGGTCCTGAAGAACCCGGTGCTGCGGTCTCTCGCGCTCATCGGGTTCTGCTGCAATTTCTCCATGGTCACGGTGTGGACGATGTTCCTGCTGTACGGGGCACGGGACCTGCAGCTGGACTCGACGGTCCTCGGCGGCATCTTCGCCACTGCCTCCGTGGGCGGTCTGATCGGCGCGGCGATCTCCCGCAAGGTGATCCGGCGCTTCCGGCTCGGCCTTGTCTACCTCGTCGCGCAGTCGGCCCTCCTCATCGGCCCGATGCTGATCGTCCTGGCCGCCGGCCCCCGGCCGGTGATGGTGGGGATGTTCGTCCTCTCCTTCTTCATCACCTACCTCGGGCTCGGCGTCGCCGGCGTCGTCATCGTCAGTCTGCGCCAGGCCAGTACCCCACAGTCGATGATGGGCCGGATGACGGCGGTCTTCCGCACCCTGCTGTTCGGCGGCGGAGCACTCGGTGGCCTGTTCGCGGGCCTGCTGTCCGGCCGGATCGGTGCCCGGGGTGCATTGACCGTGGCGGCGATCGCCTCGGCCGCCGTGCTGATCGCACTCGTCCTGTCCCCGGTGAGCCGACTACGCAGCCTGCCGTCGGCACCGGAAGAACCCGTCACGGCGGGAACGGACGGGCAGGCCGCCGACTGA
- a CDS encoding nuclear transport factor 2 family protein — MPPTPSQTDREDILQAHHVYLDAMVEGDTQSLDDLLDEAFTLTHMTGYVQPEAEWLAEMKAGQFVYHSIDEVDTALDLDGGTARVTVRTMTDATVYGSRADWRLLLTTDYGRRGDTWIP, encoded by the coding sequence GTGCCCCCCACCCCCAGTCAGACGGACCGGGAGGACATTCTCCAGGCCCACCACGTCTACCTGGACGCCATGGTCGAAGGAGACACACAGTCACTCGACGACCTGCTCGACGAGGCCTTCACCCTCACCCACATGACGGGATACGTGCAGCCCGAGGCAGAGTGGCTGGCCGAGATGAAGGCCGGGCAGTTCGTCTACCACTCCATCGACGAGGTGGACACGGCGCTCGACCTCGACGGCGGCACGGCGCGTGTGACCGTCCGGACCATGACCGACGCGACGGTGTACGGAAGCCGGGCCGACTGGCGGTTGCTCCTGACCACCGACTACGGCCGCCGCGGCGACACGTGGATCCCCTGA
- a CDS encoding tetratricopeptide repeat protein — MSTRDILANVLIDVGRHAKAAALLDRCVHDYRRVYGPGHPRQRAAEEKLAWLPDDTR, encoded by the coding sequence GTGTCGACCCGGGACATCCTCGCCAACGTCCTGATCGACGTGGGACGGCACGCGAAGGCTGCTGCTCTCCTCGACCGCTGCGTCCACGACTACCGGCGCGTCTACGGCCCGGGGCACCCCCGCCAGCGGGCCGCCGAGGAGAAGCTGGCCTGGCTACCGGACGACACCCGGTAG
- a CDS encoding DHA2 family efflux MFS transporter permease subunit: MLAPHATPTLSPARVTAVLRILVLSTFVVLLNETIMVNAIPRLMREFEVTAAAAGWLSTAFMLTMAVVIPVTGWFLQRVTTRTAFGLAMALFLAGTALAAAAPAFPVLLAARVIQASGTAVMMPLLMTTLMTLVPPHDRGRVMGNITLVISVAPALGPAVSGVLLQLGTWRLLFLAVLPIAGAMAIFGRRKLVNVGEPQAGPIDWLSVPLAAAGFGALVYGLSGLGAGNAAQAPMSPAATTLAGAVLVGLFAWRQLALQRSSTPLLDLRALTFRHFSVALGLMCLSFMALMGAFILLPIYLQEVCGLTSLQTGLLLIPGGLTMGLLGPQVGKLYDRLGAPRLVVPGAALTALCLALFALTGEQTSPWLVLALYVALSAGMAFVFTPVFTSGLSVLPPHLYPHGSAILGSLQQVAAAAGTALVISVMSGHAATAAADGAGATGALATGIRWGFGVGAVIGTLAVLVALLVRTPPTPQQPAASEDQDEDGATTNKTAHTPT; encoded by the coding sequence ATGCTCGCACCACACGCAACACCCACCCTCTCGCCCGCCCGCGTCACCGCCGTGCTGCGGATTCTCGTGCTGTCCACGTTCGTCGTCCTCCTCAACGAGACGATCATGGTCAACGCGATCCCGCGGCTCATGCGCGAGTTCGAGGTCACCGCGGCAGCCGCAGGGTGGCTGTCCACGGCCTTCATGCTCACCATGGCCGTCGTCATCCCGGTGACGGGGTGGTTCCTCCAGCGGGTGACGACTCGGACCGCCTTCGGCCTGGCCATGGCACTGTTCCTCGCCGGCACGGCTCTGGCCGCGGCCGCGCCCGCCTTCCCCGTGCTGCTGGCCGCCCGCGTCATCCAGGCCAGCGGCACCGCCGTCATGATGCCGCTGCTCATGACGACGCTGATGACCCTCGTGCCCCCGCACGACCGCGGCCGTGTCATGGGCAACATCACCCTCGTCATCTCCGTCGCGCCCGCCCTCGGCCCTGCGGTCTCGGGCGTGCTGCTGCAGCTGGGGACATGGCGCCTGCTGTTCTTGGCCGTGCTGCCCATCGCCGGAGCCATGGCCATATTCGGTCGGCGCAAACTGGTCAACGTCGGCGAGCCGCAGGCCGGCCCGATCGACTGGTTGTCCGTCCCCCTGGCGGCAGCGGGCTTCGGCGCCCTGGTCTACGGCCTGAGCGGGCTCGGTGCCGGGAACGCAGCCCAGGCCCCCATGTCTCCGGCGGCCACGACCCTGGCCGGCGCCGTGCTGGTAGGCCTGTTCGCATGGCGACAGCTGGCACTGCAGCGCTCGTCCACACCGCTGCTGGACCTCCGCGCCCTGACGTTTCGTCACTTCTCCGTGGCACTGGGCCTGATGTGCCTGTCCTTCATGGCCCTCATGGGTGCGTTCATCCTGCTGCCGATCTATCTGCAGGAGGTGTGCGGCCTGACCTCACTGCAGACCGGGCTTCTCCTCATCCCCGGCGGCCTGACCATGGGCCTGCTCGGACCGCAGGTCGGCAAGCTCTACGACCGACTCGGCGCACCACGCCTGGTCGTACCCGGAGCCGCACTCACCGCGCTTTGCCTCGCACTGTTCGCCCTCACGGGCGAACAGACCTCGCCGTGGCTGGTGCTCGCCCTTTACGTGGCCCTGAGCGCGGGCATGGCGTTCGTCTTCACCCCCGTCTTCACCTCCGGCCTGTCCGTACTGCCGCCGCACCTCTACCCCCACGGCTCCGCCATCCTGGGCTCGCTCCAACAGGTCGCGGCCGCCGCCGGTACCGCCCTGGTCATCAGCGTCATGTCGGGACACGCCGCCACGGCGGCAGCCGACGGCGCCGGCGCCACCGGCGCCCTGGCCACGGGCATCCGCTGGGGATTCGGCGTCGGCGCCGTGATCGGCACCTTGGCCGTGCTGGTCGCACTGCTGGTCCGCACCCCTCCCACTCCGCAACAGCCTGCTGCGTCGGAGGACCAGGACGAAGACGGCGCCACGACGAACAAAACCGCCCACACACCCACTTGA
- a CDS encoding VOC family protein: MITTDFAPGSPCWLDLGAPDVPAAAAFYGAVLGWDYEPMSGGGEDMEGGMFRKDGKIVAGLGKLTEKGARSAWMIYYSVADADATTEAVERAGGTVRVTPTDLDEWGRMAQYSDPLGGQFAVWQPGTNKGVDLVDAPGALSWTELYTSDAAAAREFYGSVFGWQYADMEMPGGGGTYTLITPAGLPQERMQGGLMELPREHLALTGGRPYWHPVFDVVDCDAAIAKVTENGGSIQMGPDDAEDVGRLAVCLDPSNADFVVLTPTPK; this comes from the coding sequence ATGATCACCACCGACTTCGCCCCCGGCTCCCCCTGCTGGCTCGACCTCGGTGCTCCCGACGTCCCCGCCGCCGCGGCCTTCTACGGCGCCGTGCTCGGCTGGGACTACGAGCCTATGAGCGGCGGCGGAGAGGACATGGAAGGCGGCATGTTCCGCAAGGACGGCAAGATCGTCGCCGGCCTGGGCAAGCTCACCGAGAAGGGCGCCCGCTCCGCCTGGATGATCTACTACAGCGTCGCCGACGCGGACGCCACGACCGAGGCCGTCGAACGCGCCGGCGGGACCGTGCGGGTCACACCGACGGACCTCGACGAGTGGGGACGAATGGCCCAGTACAGCGATCCGCTGGGGGGCCAGTTCGCCGTCTGGCAGCCCGGCACGAACAAGGGCGTCGACCTGGTGGACGCGCCGGGCGCGCTGTCCTGGACGGAGCTCTACACGAGCGACGCCGCGGCCGCCCGGGAGTTCTACGGCAGCGTCTTCGGCTGGCAGTACGCCGACATGGAAATGCCCGGCGGCGGAGGCACGTACACCCTCATCACCCCCGCCGGCCTGCCCCAGGAGCGCATGCAGGGCGGCCTCATGGAACTCCCCCGGGAGCATCTCGCCCTCACGGGCGGCCGCCCGTACTGGCACCCGGTCTTCGACGTCGTCGACTGCGACGCTGCGATCGCCAAGGTCACCGAGAACGGCGGCAGCATCCAGATGGGCCCGGACGACGCCGAGGACGTGGGCCGCCTCGCCGTCTGCCTCGACCCGTCCAACGCCGACTTCGTCGTCCTGACCCCGACCCCGAAGTGA
- a CDS encoding DUF2255 family protein, with product MEIASPRRDGGLSSPRAIWVVRVADDIYVRSVNGPGSDWFHGTRACREGHVEAGGVCW from the coding sequence CTGGAGATCGCGTCACCACGCCGGGACGGCGGGCTGAGCAGCCCGCGCGCGATCTGGGTCGTGCGCGTAGCCGACGACATCTACGTCCGTTCCGTGAACGGCCCCGGCTCCGACTGGTTCCATGGCACCCGTGCTTGCCGCGAGGGCCATGTGGAGGCCGGTGGTGTCTGCTGGTAG
- a CDS encoding aminotransferase class V-fold PLP-dependent enzyme codes for MTEKNSATSSASEALQLDVAALRADTPGCRQVIHFNNAGSGLLAAPVLDAMVGQLNLEARIGGYEASAARAAEVREFYTEIAALINTTPDNIAFAGSATHAYSNALSSIPFEADDVILTTRDDFVSNQIAFLSLRKRFGVRIVHAPDAPEGGVDVEAMAALMRTHRPRLVSATHVPTNSGLVSPVAEIGRHCRELDLLYLVDACQSVGQFVLDVEEIGCDFLTATCRKFLRGPRGSGFLYVSDRVLRAGYEPLFIDMHGARWTEPGGYEPVGTATRFEEWELPYATVLGSAAATRYAREVGIEAIEQRTPMLAARLRDRLEPIPGVRLLDRGRRLAALVTFEVEGWQPEPFKAAMDARSINSALSFREFAQLDFADKGIEWCLRLSPHYYNTEEEVDHVADAVADLLSRGRR; via the coding sequence ATGACAGAGAAGAATAGCGCTACTAGCTCCGCTTCGGAAGCACTTCAGCTGGACGTCGCCGCTCTGCGGGCCGACACCCCGGGGTGCCGACAGGTCATCCACTTCAACAACGCGGGCTCCGGCCTGCTGGCAGCCCCGGTCCTGGACGCGATGGTCGGCCAGCTGAACCTCGAGGCGCGGATCGGCGGCTACGAGGCGTCGGCCGCCCGAGCCGCCGAAGTCCGCGAGTTCTACACGGAGATCGCCGCCCTCATCAACACCACGCCCGACAACATCGCCTTCGCGGGCAGCGCCACCCACGCCTACTCCAACGCCCTGTCCTCGATCCCGTTCGAGGCCGACGACGTCATCCTCACCACCCGCGACGACTTCGTCTCCAACCAGATCGCCTTCTTGTCCCTGCGAAAGCGATTCGGTGTACGCATCGTCCACGCGCCCGACGCACCCGAGGGCGGGGTCGATGTGGAGGCGATGGCCGCGCTGATGCGGACCCACCGCCCGCGCCTGGTGTCCGCCACCCATGTCCCCACCAACTCGGGTCTGGTCTCGCCCGTGGCCGAGATCGGCCGCCACTGCCGTGAGCTGGACCTGCTCTACCTGGTCGACGCCTGTCAGTCGGTGGGCCAGTTCGTCCTCGACGTGGAGGAGATCGGCTGCGACTTCCTCACCGCCACTTGCCGCAAGTTCCTGCGCGGGCCGCGCGGCTCCGGATTCCTGTACGTCTCCGATCGCGTCCTGCGCGCGGGCTACGAGCCGCTGTTCATCGACATGCACGGCGCCCGCTGGACCGAGCCGGGCGGCTACGAGCCCGTCGGGACGGCAACCCGGTTCGAGGAGTGGGAGTTGCCGTACGCCACGGTGCTCGGCAGCGCCGCCGCGACGCGCTATGCCCGCGAGGTCGGCATCGAGGCCATCGAGCAGCGCACACCGATGCTCGCGGCCCGGCTGCGCGACCGGCTCGAACCCATCCCCGGAGTGCGCCTGCTCGACCGTGGCCGGCGTCTCGCCGCGCTCGTCACCTTCGAGGTGGAGGGCTGGCAGCCGGAGCCGTTCAAGGCGGCCATGGACGCCCGTTCCATCAACTCGGCACTCAGCTTCCGTGAGTTCGCGCAGCTCGACTTCGCGGACAAGGGCATCGAATGGTGTCTGCGCCTGTCGCCGCACTACTACAACACCGAGGAGGAGGTGGACCACGTCGCCGACGCGGTCGCGGACCTCCTCAGCCGGGGACGGCGATGA
- a CDS encoding NAD(P)H-binding protein, translating into MRLTAWALIPPVPWRGGNEHGSAAPDRAGVGATGSIGRLVVAEAVARGHAVRALVRDSAKGASCSPPTPSLSSAISPGPRPCPRRWPAPTPSCSPSAPSAPALPRRRRWTTQAYTTS; encoded by the coding sequence GTGAGACTGACGGCATGGGCGCTCATCCCACCCGTGCCCTGGCGAGGAGGAAACGAACATGGCAGCGCCGCCCCTGACCGTGCTGGTGTCGGCGCCACCGGCAGCATCGGACGGCTCGTGGTGGCCGAGGCGGTCGCCCGCGGACACGCCGTCCGGGCCCTGGTGCGGGACAGCGCGAAGGGGGCCAGCTGTTCCCCGCCGACGCCGAGCTTGTCGTCGGCGATATCACCCGGCCCGAGACCCTGCCCGCGGCGGTGGCCGGCGCCGACGCCATCGTGCTCACCCTCGGCTCCTTCGGCACCGGCGCTTCCTCGCCGGAGACGGTGGACTACGCAGGCGTACACAACGTCCTGA
- a CDS encoding aminotransferase-like domain-containing protein yields the protein MNDGSTSGELADSLRTRLSRLSPGDRLPSSRELIKEYRVGPATVARAIAALAAEGAVVTRPGSGTFVAQRTRLHGEAAATDTDWQTVALTDRAVDTQLIADPLGPPPAGTIAMDGGYVHRSLQPTRALSAALARAARRPDAWDRAPAGGLMALRTVFARIVGGSVAPEDVLVTAGGQSALSIAFRAIAGPGSPVLVESPTYPRALAAARAAGLRPVPVPLDADGLRPDMLADAFAMTGARLLYCQPTFQNPTGTVLAPERRRQILDVARASGAFVIEDDFARHLGHGSAVPRPLVADDRDGTVVHVTSLTKPAAPSLRIGALVARGPVMERMRAVRLVDDFFVTRPLQEAALEVLSSPSWERHVRSLGTALRERCAALAAAVTQEIPGATLAGLPTGGLHLWVRLPSGVDDTVLTAAARQRGVAVSAGSRYFATEPPAAHLRIGFATTADHAELTEGTRRLAAALADVGPGQG from the coding sequence ATGAACGACGGTAGCACTTCTGGGGAGTTGGCCGACAGTCTCCGTACGCGGCTCTCCCGGCTTTCCCCCGGCGACCGGCTGCCGAGCAGCCGGGAGCTGATCAAGGAGTACCGGGTCGGCCCCGCGACCGTGGCGCGGGCCATCGCCGCGCTGGCCGCCGAGGGCGCGGTGGTGACCCGTCCGGGCAGCGGTACGTTCGTGGCGCAGCGCACCCGACTCCACGGCGAAGCCGCCGCCACGGACACGGACTGGCAGACGGTCGCCCTCACCGACCGCGCCGTAGACACCCAACTGATCGCCGACCCGCTCGGCCCGCCGCCGGCCGGAACGATTGCGATGGACGGCGGCTACGTGCACCGCTCGCTCCAGCCCACCCGGGCCCTGAGCGCGGCGCTCGCGCGGGCAGCACGCCGTCCGGACGCCTGGGACCGCGCCCCGGCCGGCGGACTCATGGCGCTGCGCACCGTGTTCGCCCGCATCGTCGGCGGCAGCGTGGCGCCGGAGGACGTGCTGGTCACCGCAGGCGGACAGAGCGCCCTGTCGATCGCGTTCCGGGCCATCGCCGGGCCCGGCAGCCCGGTCCTGGTGGAGTCCCCCACCTATCCCCGGGCCCTGGCCGCCGCCCGCGCCGCGGGGCTGCGGCCCGTCCCGGTACCGCTCGACGCCGACGGCCTGCGGCCCGACATGCTGGCCGACGCGTTCGCGATGACCGGCGCGCGACTGCTGTACTGCCAGCCGACCTTCCAGAACCCGACCGGCACCGTCCTTGCACCCGAGCGGCGCCGCCAGATCCTCGACGTGGCGCGCGCCTCGGGCGCGTTCGTCATCGAGGATGACTTCGCACGGCACCTGGGACACGGCAGCGCCGTGCCGCGGCCGCTGGTCGCCGACGACCGCGACGGCACGGTCGTCCACGTCACCTCACTCACCAAGCCCGCCGCACCGAGCCTGCGGATCGGGGCGCTCGTGGCCCGCGGACCGGTCATGGAACGCATGCGGGCGGTGCGCCTGGTCGACGACTTCTTCGTCACGCGCCCGCTCCAGGAGGCCGCGCTCGAAGTGCTCAGCTCCCCGTCCTGGGAGCGGCACGTACGTTCTCTCGGTACGGCGCTGCGGGAGCGGTGCGCCGCGCTGGCCGCCGCGGTCACGCAGGAGATCCCCGGCGCGACCTTGGCCGGGCTGCCCACGGGCGGACTGCACTTGTGGGTTCGTCTGCCGTCAGGTGTGGACGACACGGTCCTCACCGCCGCCGCCCGGCAACGCGGCGTCGCGGTGAGCGCCGGCAGCCGCTACTTCGCCACGGAGCCGCCGGCGGCTCACCTGCGTATCGGGTTCGCCACGACGGCCGATCACGCCGAACTGACCGAGGGCACACGTCGGCTGGCAGCCGCGCTTGCGGATGTCGGCCCCGGGCAGGGGTGA